The Acidobacteriota bacterium genome contains the following window.
GATCCGGCGGTCCGCAAGGCAATGCTCGATGGCGGTGCGGCGGCGGTGAACGCCTCGACCGATCCGATGATCACGCTCGCCCGGCGTGTCGAGCCTGTCATTCGCCAGCTCCGCGAATGGAACGAGAAAAACGTTCTCAACGTCGAGACCGCCAACGGCACACGCATCGCTCAGGCACGCTTCGCCGTCTACGGCAAATCGATGCCGCCCGACGCCAACGGCCAGCTTCGCATCGAATACGGCGTTGTCAAAGGCTACGAAGAAGACACGACTCTCGTGCCGTACAAGACGACTTTCTTCGGCCTCTACGACCGAGCTCTGAGCTTTGGCGAAAAAGACCCGTTCCACCTGCCAGAGAGCCTCAGATCGCGTCGCGACAAGATCGACCTCTCAACGCCGCTCAATTTCGTCTACTCCGCCGACACCATCGGCGGCAACAGCGGCTCGCCCGTCATCAACCGCAAAGGCGAACTAGTCGGCCTTAACTTCGACAGCAACAACCAAAAACTCTCGAACCGCTACTGGTACATCGAAGAAAACGAAGGCTCACGCGCGGTCGGCGTTCATTCTGCAGGTATCATCGAGTCTCTGCGAAAGGTTTATGATGCAGATGGGCTAGTAAAGGAATTGCTGGCGAATTAATAGGGATCTTGCAAGCCTGGGTTTCGATCGGAGAATTGAAGATGAGAAAGATCGCTTTTATCGCCGCGCTTGTTGCGCTGAGTTTTGCTGGAGCATTAGTTAATGTATCGGCACAGGGTAAGGTCTCGCCCGATGTAAAAAAGATCGACGCTTACGTGAAAACGGTTGACGCGGTCCGCAAAAAGCTGAAGAAACCCAGCTTGATCTTCGGTGACACGGCCGGTACGGAAAGCGAATCGGCAAAGTGGCAGAAATTTGCCTCGGAAAAGGCTCTGGAGACATTTAGAAGCAGGAACGAAGTTTACGACATCGCATTTAACTGGCTGAGCGGCGGCAAGATCGTGCAATCTACTTTTACGCTGTCGAGTCAGTCCGGCGACTGGGCGAAGTACAACGATCACTACTTTCGGGCAGATGGTTCGTTGGCAATGATCGAGTCTGATTACCGCACATTTCTGGGCGATTTCATGGTCGTCCGTCGAAGGTTTTTCGACAACAAAGGCAAGCAGATCCATATGACCGAGAAATACCTCGATCTAAGATCTAAGAAACCAAAAAAACATTCCGACGGCGTCATGGGCGACGATCGAGACGAGGTTGATTATTATTTGACGACGGCAAAGCTGCCGTTTGCAGCACTTTTGAAAGGGAAATAGAAACTGTTAATGCACTATCATTTGATTGGAATTTGCGGCACCGCAATGGCGAGTTTGGCCGGGATGCTGCAGGCACGCGGGCACAAGGTGACCGGGTCGGACCAGAATGTCTATCCGCCAATGTCGACGCAGCTCGAGGCGTTGGGTATCGAGATCATGCAGGGTTACAAGGCGGAGAACACGGATGTTGAACGCGATGTTACCGTTGTCGGTAACACGATAATGCGTGGAAATCCGGAGCTCGAAGAGGTCCTGAACCGGAAGCTTTTGTATCGATCGCAGGCGGAGACGATCCGCGATGTTTTCATTCGTCGAGGTGACGCCCTTGCTGACGCGCGGGCTTGTGCCAGACGATCGCTTGTGATCGCCGGAACGCACGGCAAAACCACGACGACTAGTCTCGCGGCATGGATGTGCGAGGTCGGCGGGCTCGATCCGACGTTTTTGGTCGGCGGGGTTGTGCAGAATTTTGGGCAGAGCTTTCGCGTGACGGACAGCGACTATTTCGTCATCGAGGGTGATGAATATGACACGGCGTTCTTCGACAAAAAGCCGAAATTCATGTCGTATCTGCCAGAGATCGCGATCATCAACAATATCGAGTTCGACCACGCCGATATCTACAAAGACATCGAAGCGATCAAGTGGCAATTCTCACGGCTGATGAACCTCGTACCCGGCAACGGCCGCCTGATCTGCGGCATAGATTCGCCGGTCGTCGGCGAAGTGCTCGAGCAGATGAAAGGCAAACTGCAAACGACGGTCGAGACATTTGGCCTGTCGCCTGAAGCGAAATGGCAGGCTCGGAACATAGAGTTTTCAGCCGCTGGAACGAAATTTCAGATCTTTCAGAGCGGCGAAAAATGGGGCGAATTCACTACCAAGATGATCGGCGAATTCAACGTCCGCAACTGCCTCGCCGTAATTATAGCCGCCGATGCGTGGGGAATATTTCAAGCGAAAATGCAGGAGGCATTCGACACCTTTGAGTCCGTGAAACGCCGGATGGAGGTCCGCGGAGTGGAACGCGGGGTTACCGTCATCGACGACTTTGCCCATCACCCAACGGCGGTGGACGAAACCTTAAAAGCCCTGCGCCAACGCTACACCGATAACCGACTGATCGCTGTCTTCGAACCGCGTTCCCGCTCGTCACGCCTGTCGGTCTTCGAAGAAAAATACAAAGCCGCCTTCGCCCACGCCGACCTCGTCATCATCGCCGGCGTCTTCAACCCCGAAGACGCAAAAAACTATGGCGATGTACTCGACGTCCCAAAGCTCGTCGGCGAAATAACCGCCAATGGTACACCTGCCATGACTTTGACCGACGCCGACGCGATCGTTGCGTACCTTGCTCCGGAAATGGTCGACGGCGATGTCGTCGCCGTTATGTCTAATGGTGGATTCGGATCAATTCACGACAAGATCCTCGAAGTCCTCAGGCATTGATCTTATTCCATTCCGACTAAATCGAAATTTACCATATTGCCTTTTACCAAAACGTTAGCCGCAGCAAAGCGGTACCGCTTCGACGAAACCGTGATGGTGTACGATTCGGCTGGTGTCACGTCGTCAAAATGGTAGAGCCCGAATGAGCTGGTGTTTACGGTTCTGACAACCCCTAACGGATCGGTCAGCCTAACTACAGCATTTCGCAACCCGCGGCCGTTGGGCGTCGTTACCTTGCCACTCAGTGTAACCGGCGGGGGATCGCCGATATAACGTATCAGGCCCACATATTGAGCACTACTGCTGCTGCCAGCATCCCCGACAGCGACTATCCGGCCGTCAGCTTGGATCGTAACGTCGTAAAATCGACATATCGGAGCAAGCGGCGTAATGACAGTACCATTCGTCCCAAAAGTTTCATCGGCCGTCCCGTCATAATTGAGGCGAGAGATCGAAAAGACAGCATCACGATCTCCGGCGAACACTATCTTGCCGTTTCTCTGCACCACCAACGCCCGAGCTTTTCCGGACGAGTACGAATTTTCCGGGGTTTCCGTTAGGGAAACCTCCCCGTTTATTCCGAATGATGCATCAAGAATTCCATTTGCATTGTATCGTGCAATCACAGACCGCAAATTGATCAAGCGCCCGCTGATAACGAGTTTTCCGTCTGGCGAAAGGGCCATATCCCCTCGGTAATCGATCGCAGGAGTGAGAACTCCGCCGGCCCCAAAACTGCCGTCGGGACTTCCGTTAGGGTTGTATCGGACAATCTTTGGGCTCTGGCCCTCAACCCATGCGAGGATCTTGCCGTCGGGCTGGATCGTTAGTTCGCCTAAATTTCCAAAGGCTGAGATGACCTTGCCATTTATGCCGAAACTCTCATCTGGAGAGCCATTTTGGTTGAAACGAATTAGAAATCCCGTGTCTGAAAATCCAGAGACAATGACCTTACCATCAGACTGTATGATGATCGCGTTTCCCTCGGAGGGGCCGTCACTGCCCAGAGGTGTCCAGACACCATTTGATCCGAATGATGCATCTCGGGTCCCGTTTGAATTGTAGCGGAACAAAGCAAAAGCACTGTTT
Protein-coding sequences here:
- the mpl gene encoding UDP-N-acetylmuramate:L-alanyl-gamma-D-glutamyl-meso-diaminopimelate ligase, which gives rise to MHYHLIGICGTAMASLAGMLQARGHKVTGSDQNVYPPMSTQLEALGIEIMQGYKAENTDVERDVTVVGNTIMRGNPELEEVLNRKLLYRSQAETIRDVFIRRGDALADARACARRSLVIAGTHGKTTTTSLAAWMCEVGGLDPTFLVGGVVQNFGQSFRVTDSDYFVIEGDEYDTAFFDKKPKFMSYLPEIAIINNIEFDHADIYKDIEAIKWQFSRLMNLVPGNGRLICGIDSPVVGEVLEQMKGKLQTTVETFGLSPEAKWQARNIEFSAAGTKFQIFQSGEKWGEFTTKMIGEFNVRNCLAVIIAADAWGIFQAKMQEAFDTFESVKRRMEVRGVERGVTVIDDFAHHPTAVDETLKALRQRYTDNRLIAVFEPRSRSSRLSVFEEKYKAAFAHADLVIIAGVFNPEDAKNYGDVLDVPKLVGEITANGTPAMTLTDADAIVAYLAPEMVDGDVVAVMSNGGFGSIHDKILEVLRH
- a CDS encoding carboxypeptidase regulatory-like domain-containing protein; its protein translation is MTKLKLLFPLNINKPEDLMKIKLAVLTVFSLFIVMLSHVNSVAAPGDLDPTFGGSGTIGISANTIPTRVRIQSDGKIVTFGYYPYGKYSYISRNNADGTPDYTFGSGGVVTIHYYPSLEFLVDYVELHDGKYLVVGTKNSAFALFRYNSNGTRDASFGSNGVWTPLGSDGPSEGNAIIIQSDGKVIVSGFSDTGFLIRFNQNGSPDESFGINGKVISAFGNLGELTIQPDGKILAWVEGQSPKIVRYNPNGSPDGSFGAGGVLTPAIDYRGDMALSPDGKLVISGRLINLRSVIARYNANGILDASFGINGEVSLTETPENSYSSGKARALVVQRNGKIVFAGDRDAVFSISRLNYDGTADETFGTNGTVITPLAPICRFYDVTIQADGRIVAVGDAGSSSSAQYVGLIRYIGDPPPVTLSGKVTTPNGRGLRNAVVRLTDPLGVVRTVNTSSFGLYHFDDVTPAESYTITVSSKRYRFAAANVLVKGNMVNFDLVGME